ACAGCCAATCTGAATTTATATATCAGTGATGCTCTCAACAGGATTAACCTAAAGATGCAACTTTTCAAAGAGGttttttttgcaaatgcaaaATATCTATTAACTAAAGTACTGCATGCAAATTAAAGCACCAATAATAATTGCTAAATTGACTGTGCCTAGTCcaaattgtttaaaagtaaatatacaaataagttttaaaaaattTACGTTTAAACCAGACTCATTTAAACACATGCTGGTGTGTCATACAACTTTATGAGGAACTCAGAATGGTCATGCTTTTTATGTCACAAAGACATGACTGTATTGTGTTACACAATAAAGGCCTCTGCTCTGCAGCAAACGAAGtaccaaaatgactaaaactaacatgTCCAAGTCTATGATGACACGGGCCAGGCTAAGCAACACAGGAAATGCATCACTTCTCCAAAGCAGGGCAGGACAGACTGAGAACGTTTTCACAAACACAATGGAGAACTACTCCATTAACAAACAGAAACATGCTATCATTAGAagacaatcaattaaaaaaagcaaatatcGGGCTGACTGACAGGTGATCCTCCAGCAAAACATGCTTGTTGAAACACTTTGGAGATACCTTGTAATTAAGACCATAAACATGGTGATCATTCAGTATCACAGTATTACCCTCACTATACCAAGGTataaagacagaaaaacacatgAGGATTAGATGACAGCTGTTTCACAGGTTCACTAGGATGCGATTCTCATTGCTGGCATGTAGATGCATATTAGGTTTGCATCAGTCCACTTTAAAGGTGGCTGCAGACACAAACAAAGGAACATCCCTGCAAACAAGATTTTATTGAGTGctgaaaagaaaggaaaacctTGCATTGAGATGGTATCGATGGATGCGGCTACCTGTGAGATGATGTATCTTTTCAGACATTCTTCACAAACTGCATTTTTGCAGCAGTGTAGTGGTAAGGTTTTTTTGTCATCAAGACAAATACGACATGTTAACACAACAGATAAACTGTTGTCAGCATTGTAATAGCTGTTTATTCCAGACAGCATCAAGTCGGTGACTGTGTAGGGCGCTGGATAGTGCTCATAGTCCAATTCTGAATTTGGCAAGTCGGTGGGAGGTAAAACCAGCACatctgatgaagatgatgatgatgatgatgacaaagATGTAGTTTCGTGATCAGATGATGTTTTTTCAACAGGTATCCTATAATTATCATTGGCAATACAGTATACAGTGCAGTAAACGTGCTCTTTTGATTGGCTGGGATCTTCACCACTCTTCAAATCAATATGATCGATTTGATGATTCCCATCAGGATCTCCCAATCCTGAGTTACTGTCCATGCTTTGTTGGAGACTTTTTGTGCTACATTGCATCCTTTCATGATCCAAGTCGTTCAATCCTACTTTCTCCAGGTCTTTGGGATCTTCTGGATCTCTGATACTAGTCGAACCAAAATTCCTTCTTAAAATGTCCACGGCTCTTATGTTTTCCCTCTcgtcattttctttattattgtttCCTCCTGGCTCATGTTTGTGTTTATGAAATTCCAAAACATCCTTCGAGGATAACGACAATGATGACGGCACCTTCGCTTCACTACTGAGGACCTCCCGGCCGAAATCAGTGCTCCGTGTCCCGCTGGATACATGGACAGATTCCACGTCGCGTCCAATATAACCGGGCATATTATGAGCCGTGACATTCACACGCACGGAAGACTCATCTTCCATTCCCGAGCGGTCAACTTTCCATTTGtgcgaaaacacacacacagtccgcTTTCAAACTCACAAACTAAACACAGAGCGAGAAACTATTACACCACTTCCGGGTCCGAGATCACGAATCCTACTACGGCGAAGCCtctgctcatgaatattaattaagccACGTTGACATTGCGTAGCAACGTTCCAATGGCATACGGCCAAGCTCATGAATATGAATCAGGAGGGTTTGACGTTTGTTGTGCCTTCCAATGGCAATCGTAGGGTTAATAAATTTAGAGCCAGGCATTATGCTACTTTCAGTTAGGTTCTATAGTTGAAAACTAATACTGTTTATAACCTATTAAATGcgcatttaatattaatacaaaatgtaGTAACGTTACAACAATTCGATTTTGTAAAGCATGTTGCAGCAAATATAGAATTATTCTCTTTTtattagcctatttttatttaaacaaatataaatattactgaaCATGACTGAAAAgtcacatcaacattttttttttacattcttagaATCCAGTCAGATTAGAACTCTTCTATTACCAACGAGAATAATGATCGTTATATATCTTAGTATAGTTTTGCAATGACTGcgtattaaatatgtatatttctttTATAATCATACCCTTTTCCTCCCTGTCAGTCTTATcatcattaatttaaaatgtctagACACTAGAGGGAGGTAGAGCGTAAGTTATAAAAGAACCTCAATTTGCTTTAGATGGGTTCAGATTCGGTGCTTCACAGGCTACGAATTTTAGAAAAAGGAATGACATAAGCAAATGCTCAGTGTGAGGTATGTTTGGAAAAGTAAAAGGTAAATCAACCCAGTAATAGGTCTCTTGGACAAGCTGTACATGCTGAATCAACATTCTGCCCCACCTTGGTGATCTCCTTTATGATAAAGTGGCCCTAGGGTCCCTGATGATATTTGCACATTCACAGCATCTTTAAGCCTTGCAAGGTCAGAAATGAAAGCTTTCGGCTTTATATAAAAGCAAAAGGGAAATATTGCTAAAGatgttaataattaaataatgtgtaGCATAAGTTATGTAGCATGTTAATAATTTCACTTGTAAGCTATTGATATGCATTTTATTATGTTAACATTATGTTTTTGCAAGCACGTCTAAACACGAAATGGCTATTCCTTCCTTGAAATAACAGAAAGTGCACTGCTTCCCAAGATGGCTTTTTAAACTGAGCTTGTTTGACAAATGGTCAGTGTTGTGTGGCAATTTATAATAGCGTGACACAAACCcgtcattaattaataaatcaaaatcacGAATATTAGTCATGCTTAAACATCCATCTGTTAGGGGGCTAATTTTAAAAATTCTAAGGAGTGACCATCTGTTATTATCTGAGATGAATCAAAGAGGGGTCACAATGTCACAGAATGCATTCAAGCATGCTTTACACGTGCAAAGCAACCAAATCCTGCGCTACATGGAGGCTCGTTTGAGTTGTAGAAGCAGAGTCCCTGAGCTGCTTTGAGACATCTATATTCATATTTCCTGTCATTTTTAGTGCCTAAATGGATAAAGGTTGGATACAAAGATTAAAGAACATTTTTGGCTCTGAAAAACTCATCAGTTCACTGCCAAGAGTTTATAggtggttgctggggtgttttttttgtttgtttttttagcataATGCTTTGTAGTTACTGGAGTGTTCTTGGTTGTAGCTAGTGGTTTACGTCCCTccttcaaaatgtgttttctctctctttttatgtgCTAATTTTATCATCTGGCAGGCTAAAATgttgcattaataaaaacaatagcaCACTTCTTTTTAACAAGCTGCCTAATTTTAGCAATGATAAAAGTCCATAGTTATCATGAATCATCACAATGCTACTCccagttaatatttattataataatgaataaaacactttttttttctcaagttgtaaataaaacaattgttggagtatggttttttttttttttttgtaattaatttttaaacattatatagtGCAGCCTTAATAATCAATTCAAATTATAAGGGTTTGCTCCTGAACACTTAAGAAACTTGAAGTCAGCAATTAGATGATTCAGTCCTGTGATAAGTCGGTACATTTTCTACAGTGTTCCCATTAATAGTGTAGATAAAATATTATGGATCATGATGATTCAACAACTTATGGGGTCTGTGGCACAGAGCCCAGACTCAGTGTCTGATGGACAGGGCTGAAATGATAAGGTAATGGTAGGGAATGCTTATGCCATCAAAATGTGCAGAGAACAACTTTAGTGTCAGCAGCGTTCTGTAGCAAAATCTGGTCTTTCATCCCTATATATCACCTCTCTCCACAGCACAACCCCTCTGTGCCCCTCTGTAAGTACCCATACAGTCTTTGTACAGAATGGAATGTGGAAATAGTTTTATACCTCTGAAATATTAAAGATTGCACAGTGGGTTTTCCAAACATCATCAATAGCTCTTAACGTTGTGGGATTTTGCATATTATGATGTGACCTCCACGTGCAGCTCAAAGCACAGTGCACATACAGTATCTCAGTAGTTTCAAATGATTTCTCCTTAACTCGTACTTCTTTAGATTTCCCCACCTCTCCAGAAGCGGGAACAAAGTGTTCTATGAGGCCATTTCCCCCTTTTCTGTTCCAAGAAAGGattcaaaaacaaatataatagaCAAAAACGAATATGATTCAGAATATGTGTAGTAAAAAACAAACTAGTATCTCTCTGGTACTAAAATAAGAATGCTCAGGTAGCTGCATGActgattaagtgtgtgtgtgcatgtgatctTTAATCATTGCTTCTCAGTGGGCAGTAGCACAGCACATGACTGTAAAACAAACGCTTTTAGCATTTACGAAAGAACAAAAGGCAGTGTGCAACTAGAACATTTGATGCTGGAGCACATCACTACTGCTGTGAGGGAAATTCAGGGCTTGCCGTGCATGACTGACAGCGATTCATTTTTAAGTGGAAGACAGTCATCAGTGACTGTCAAAGCTACAGTCTGTTGCTAGGCACAGTCGCTATGTGCTATATGAGATGTTACTACTTGGAAACGGCATAAGAATGACAAAGAAGTGAAGTAACTGATAAGAGAAGCAAAATAAAGAGTCAATGACACAGTCTGGTTTTATTTACAGTCATTCTTTAAAAGTTACAGAAATAGAAAATTCCTACCTGTTCAAAACTCAGCACTGAACCCAATAAAATCAACCTGGAAAGCTGCTTAAAGCATCTACCATGAGTGTCATTTGTTTGACAATATCATAGTGGACCATTTAATGACTTGCTATTTTGATCGGACCATGTTGTACACTTCACAAGAATTTAAACCAATTTCTGAATCCATATTTTTTATTCCCAGTTTTGGTTAGAGCACTCCTGGGTAGAAGCACCATGCAGGATTTCCTGAACTAGAACGGTATTCATTTTCATTCAGGCTTCTTTCAGCTCATAAGTATGATTTGATCAAATTTGACATTTAACATTGTCAAGTCTTGTTTTACATGTATTAATGCTGGGTAAATCTCATGTAAGCTTAGAATGTGCCTTGCAAGTATATTGAGAAGCAGAAcatgctttttattgaaaaaaaatttttttttgctttaactttgccctgtttattaaatatgataaagtCTAATCAAGCACCATGTTGAATCAGGATGTATTTACAAATGTCTTGAAAGTATGGTAGACTGTTGCAAGTCTCAATCTTTTGGAATCTGCTCATCTTTGAGTAGTTTAGGCATAAGCATAAACATAAGCAACTACCCCAAactccaaataataaaaaagtaaaatcaataaaataattccACAATTAaattacgcacacacacacacacacacacacacacacatatatatatataaaccgatCAGGCATAACATTATGACCACCTTCCTAATAATATGTTAGTCAAAACAGCACTTTTGCTGCCAATATAGTCCTCATCTGTCGAGGCATGGACTCCACTAGACTCCTGAAGCTGTGCTGTGGTATCTGGCACCTAAATGTTAACAGCAGATCATTTAAGTCCTGTAAGTTGCAAGGTGGGGCCTTCATGGAAAGGTGTTCAGCACATCTCACAGATGCTCGATTGGATTGAGATCTGAGGAAGGCCAGGTCAACACCTCAAACTTGTTGTTGTGCTCTTCAAACCATTCCTGAACCATTTTTGCTTTGTGGCAGGGCACATTATCCTGCTGAAAGAGGCCACAGTCACCAGGGAATACTGTTTACATGAAAGGGTGTACATGGTCTGCAACAATGCTTAGGTAGGTGGTACAGTACGTGTCAAGTAACATCCATATGGATGTTTCCCAGCAGAGAATTGCCCAAAGCATCACACTGCCTCTGCCAGCTTGCCTTCTTCCCTTAATGCATCCTGATACCATGTTTTCCCCAGGTACGACGCACAAGCACCCGGCAATCCATGTGATGTAAAAGAAAATGTCATTCGCAGGCCACCTTTTTCAATTGCTCCGAGGTCCATTGCTAATGCTCACATGCCCACTGTTTGCACTTTCTTCAGTGGGCAGGGGTCAGCAGGGGCACCTTGACTGGTCTGTGGCTATGCAGCCCCATACACAACAAACTGTGATGCACTGTATATTGTGACAGCTTTCCATCAGAACCAGCATTAACTTCTTGAGCAGTTTGAGCTACAGTAGCTCATCTGTTGGCTCAGACCACACAGGCCAGCCTTTATTCCCCATGTGCATCAATGAGCCCTGAACCTGTCGTCAGTTCTCCACTGTTCCTTCCTTGGGCCTCTTTTGATAGATACTGACCACTGCAGACTGGGAACAGGCCACAAGAGCTTGCCGTTTTAGAGACGCTCTGACCCAGTCATCTATCCTAGGCCCTTGTCAAACTCGCTCAAATCTTTATGCTTACCCATTTTTTTCTGCTTCTAACACATCAACTTTGAGGACAAAATGTTCACATATCCCACCCACTAACAGATGCAGTGATGAAGAGATAATCAGTGTTATTCTGTCAGTGGTCATAATGTGATGCTTGATCAGTGTATATATATCAGGAGGCATTTAAgtaatttgcaaataaattcaatgctttttatttaattattaaggtcccctttttatgatttaattctataagacatttaagatattttataacattactgttataacatttcctgctgcttcttttttgttaccaattttgtttgtttttttaagttcccAATATTCTTAATGGTTATTCTATCAAGACTTTCATTACTGTAATATTCTACTTTtgatattattattgcattacagtaatgagattgTGATGTTTGTGCATTACAGTattctaataaataatataatttaagataaattatataataatctcccttattaatacaaattaaaatacaaaaataaaagtctggttctGAGAGACATGCCCATACAGCTTTCCTTTCCTAGTGTCATCATTCTGATTAATTGCAGTACCCATACAAACATCTATCACTCCATATCGAGTCAGATGCAGAACGACTGCAGCAAGGGACTGCAGGGAATTATTTGCCAGTGAGGTCTGGAGAGTGCCGCAGCtaaaatatctttattaattATCAAAGCCACTTAGCTTTGCCAGTGCAGTTCACAAGGTGTTTGATGAAACCCAGTTCAGTCAGACCCTCTGTTTATGTACAGCTGTTCGGGGTGAGAGCAGATTGCCATTTATTGGAACATTATTTATTGGAATGTTAACAAGATGTCATTTTAGGCACTTTCTCTCAGAATATTCGACACCAAACCGCATACATATGCCAACTCCACACAGTTACTAGAATCAGTTTAAGGGAAAAGATAATATACAGTGGAGAAATACACATCatctgtggggggggggggggggggggtatgttaCTCAGCTGCGCTTTGGCATGGTAGTTTGagcaaaatgaaaacatttcttgCTTTCACGCATCATCCAAGGGCTACAATATGCACAGTATTTTAGGCAATTGAAAGTGCAGCATTAAAAGAAACTCTTTGTTGATATTCATTCACGAGGCAAGTAACAAAAGAAGTTATACAGCACAGCTAAAACACCTGAATAGCTTCAGCATTTTGCGCGATTCTATCCCTTTCGCCTAAATATTGGGGAACGAAAACTCGTTATTCTTGGGGTCCTGTTACTACACAAAACAAAGCGTTCTAACCAGATTAGACTCTTCCTCACACCTCTTCTCATGTCACATCACTAGAAATACTGCATCTCTATCCCTACCCCCCTCAGTATGTACAGGAATATTGAAAAGAAAGGGCCACTTACACACCATAATAAATTATTAGGCTACTAGAAAAGAGTGAACACTGGCACACGTTAAAAAAGGCTTAAAATAGAAAGAAGTTACAATTGGTTTTCTATCCGTTATCTTGTTAACAAGACTCAACACcgtcttaaaaaacaacaatattcaCAAGTAACCTTTTGTAGCGACTGTTACCCGTTCCAAGGTCAGCCTATGTCTAGCTGAAAGATATTAAATACGCAACAGATTTGGACACCTCATGCAAACAAATACGGGTGATCCCATGGTGACGTCGAACGGATAAAATCATAGTTTCGTTTAACtccaaaaaaatatgaatctcttAGCAGCTACtaatttctttatttgattttttttagttttttttttacgtaactGTTCTTGGCACTTTCAAGACAAGTACATCcaggagaaagaagaaaaactgaCTTGGGTTGCAATTAAACACAGATGGTAATTCCGATGCTTGGAATAACCCTTTGTAAACACAACTGGAATAATGACTCTCCACTCAAGAGACCATTTGAAAGATTGTAGGACTAGATAACTAATGTCATACTGACTATTTAATGAACATTCTTTAAGTATGGATGGTTTCCGTGAAAGTCAGTTGGAGACACTGACACTATATCATCTCTGTGTACCATTGCACGATTCCAAGTCTTTCTTATTGCAGATCTATCCACAGACATTGACTCAATCTGCTCCTCCGTTTCGCACTGCTAATGATGAGAGGGGGTCGGCCACATGAGGGCTCTCTCGTGCCTGATGGCAGCGCTCTGGTGGAGGAAGGGCTGGGCGTAGACAAAGAAAATCCACTTGGAGTCTTTGAGGTTGAAGTGTCGGTTCTGTGTTCCTTCGACAATCCGTAAGACACTATCATGTTAAGACATTTACGTAGAAAGACAAGTTCAAACATCAGTTCATCGTTTTGATTGGCTGATAAGGCAGTTATCCTTTTACTTTGAcctgtgtgagaaaaaaaaaacaagtgttaaaGACTGATCTAGAGACAGCATAAACAAGTAATAAATCACAGTGCATGCTTTtaagactgactgactgactgcttTATTAAGCTCAGCTGTGTGAAACAAAGcacttaacattaaaaatgtatgaatgtcactgcattaactaacaaaatatcaaaccaaatggCATTCCTATTATGAAAAGACAGCACACGCAGGTGTGTCATGCAACCTTGTCTTTTTAGAGACACCAGTGGCACTTTCAATTGTATAGTTTGCGCTTAGTGTGCAAAGGACATCCAAtgtaatatgtgaaaaaaaagataatttgcaaCTGAATTTGCAAGTGatcatcattcatttattttgagtgGCATGAGGTATAGGACTTAACTAGACCAACCAGATTTAGACATAAATGATCCACATGACAGTCTATAAATTAACATCTTGTAAtgtgaaaagttgcatgtttgtaaacAACAAATCcatttttcttcacttttttttatttcaaactaaATGTTTTTGGCTAAAAAAGGAGTCATAAATTCATATTAATGCTCTCTTAAATCAAAATCCACTgaacttatttttttacttgtaaatagTTCTTGATCTgtccatatttctctcctgattcacatAAACATTTTCAGTGGATAAAGCAATATCATGGATGGAGGACTTGTTAAAAGTGCCTCGATGGATCTCTTTataacaaacatgcagctttttgcttcacaagatgttgacTGATGGACTGAATTCATGTGGATTAcacttgtgatttttttatcagctgtttgaactctcattctgacggcacccattcactggtgagcaagtgatgtaatcctGTACATCtccaaatatattttgatgaacaagcaaactcatctacatcttagattgCCTGACGGTgagtaaagtttatttttattttttaattttttttgtgaactgtacctttaagttaagaaatacaaatgtttatttgaaaattcCAAAAACTGTGCCCTCAGATTGGGTATGATACCCTCTGTACATTTTAATCtcactaaaacaaaacattttccaaaagttgtttttaaatgataaaacactaGATAATAAACACTAGATAATGGGCCACTGTAGGCATATATGTGTTTTTTGTGCATTATGTTAAAGGGCTTCTGAGTGagatctattcatttcatttaagtTTTCTCATATCATCTTGCCCTTCTAGCTAATTATTAGCTGTGACCTTTTCCACTTTTCATTATTCAATTTTTCTCCACACTGAATCTCAAAATCCACTAAACAACATGCACACAGAACCATGTGGATAAAACCTCCTCcctcaaatatcaaaatatgcaATCTGCTTATGAATGGACCTGCCATTCAAAGCACTCCAATGCATTATGGAAAAGTGAGAGTCTGACATTTACAAAGGCAAGAGACTCATGACGTGACAGAATGATTTAGTCAGCCGGCCatgtaataaatacaaaacacTGGCTGACAGTCAATATTCACTGCAACTTCAACAAGACACTTTCTCTGAAGAAGACTAGGGGAACAACTTTTCTGTGTAATCCTCATTAATCCCAATTTTACTGCATCTGTTCCTAGAAAACGAAGCAATAAGCATTGTTACTTTTCAGTGATCTAAAAGCACATGTAATGGCACCTTTCTGCTGAGTGCATAGAGAATGGAGAAACTGGCAGATAATGGAAATGCATATAATTATACAgtttacagaaaaatattaagcagccaaAACAGCTTTgcaaatttgataaaaataagaaatgttttctaagaagcaaatcagcatattagaatgattcctgatggatcgtgtgacactgaagactggtgtaatgatgttaaaaatccattttatatacatataaaaaaaataaaaaaaataaataaatactaatttcaaaattcaaaatgcatttcacaatattactgtttttttgtatttttccatcaaataaatgcagccttggtgagcagaagagactttcatcaacattaaaacatcttactGCTCCTAAACTGAATGGTAGTATATATAAACATGCTAGATTTTTCTGAATTATTTCTGTACAAATTTAAACAAAGGATTTCTTAATGGGAATCCTCCAGGGACAAACTACGTCTATATTATTGGTAAATCAACACAGTCCCTTGCTATTTGAATAATATGAGGTATCTTTTCTGGTCCCATTTCAGTGGCAGCATTCCAGACAGTTTTTTTTCCCTGTGTCTGGTCTGTGGTGCTGGGCAGCTCAGCTGTGTCCTTCCTTCCCTGGAGGATGGCGGGGAATGTTCCGGCTGCTATTTTGCCGTTGGTGTCACATGTGTGCCAAGACTGGTGACAGGCACATTTGGAGCCCCACCATATGTTTTCACATCAGTTGGGCAGATCTCACCCACAGGCCAAAAATGACTTTGGATGATGTCATAGGGTAAAGTACAGCTGAAGTTGTTTATCTTGTATGCCCATACATATATGTATGgatgtataatgtatatttacacacacacacacacacacacacacacacacacacacacacacacaaacatatatatatatacttcatctTCCATTGGTTGGACAAAGGGATAGTCACGCCACAAACTCACGTCATTGGTTGTGCCAGTGTTGCTATGCTGAATGTTTTAATATTACCTGTATGTTCACTTTTAGGACACTCAACCTATGAGTGGCTTAACTATAGTTGACTATCCACATTAAGGACAGTCACTGCCTTTGAGAGTCATTTTCATGACTGGTTAGCAGGCTAAAAATATTAGATGGTTGATTCTGATGCAAAGATTATTACACATTACTGATTTTCCGTGACTCCCCAAACCCTGCCTTTATTGCAGTTTGGTTTTCCATCAAATAGCTCTCTTCATATAGATAATGGGCCTAAGCTTTGATAGCATTGCTGTCTCACCTTCTGGCATAATGGAGTGCATTGTGGACATAAAGGCTGACTCTGTAGAACACAATCACCAATAGATCAGTGTCAATAAGCCAAATCCTCTTAAATCTCCCAGCGATCACCCAGTCCCACCTCTGTGCATTCAGCTACTTCCTCATAAACATTTAAGGTACCAACATAGACTACGCAAACAGATCACCTCTCCTAATATTGACCTAAGCTATTATCCCAGCCAGACTGACAATGATATTATTTTTTAGAGATGTCTGTCTAGAGATACTCCTCAGGGTTTTGTTTTGCTCCAGGTCTGTCACGGACCAGATCTCACAAAACCACTCCGCTGTATGTCCACTTTGTCCAACAGAGAGTTTTGTGATGAAAACACACTGACTCACTATATGAGAGCACAAGAGTCTAGAGACTACAACTGCAGTACAAAACTGTATGGAAAATAGCTGATAATGAATTTTATTGTCAACTGGTTGTGTTGCCATTAAATAACTTACACTTTGCTGATATTTTCCcatctgtacatttttcaaatttaaatgtcttttgttCAATTACATAAGAAAATTAAATGGTAATTTATACACTGGACAAATTTCCaagtatgaaaatataataaaatcaatgTCAAGCATTCTTtatataacatgaaataaaaaatgtatgtttttatttgacatgctaattacagtaaataaatacataaatattcaaaaattatataaatatataaatttcctTATGATTACTGTATCTGTTGTTACTTAATGTCATAAtttgattaatacatttaaataaataaatgtaataaagttaTTAATTGTATCTGATACATAaataattactattactattacaaaaaaaattataatataataatttcatgtAAATAACCTAataattatgttatataataatttcattgatacattttaataaaaaatagaagtTAATACATTTATCTTACACAGATAAAGAATaatttttatcataaataaaatatttagataattacGTTATAAATTAAAAGTCATAATTTAATTGATAgatgtacataaaaataaaagtcaacaCATTTAtcttacaaataaataagtaaaccaTCAAAATAGTTTGATAAATTTATAAACATGTTAGATACAGCTTACTAAGAAAACTTAAATCGCCTTGCCGAGTTTTTGCATTTATGAGCAATTGTAGAGAGCTGAAGTAAAGAAAACTGCTTGAATAAAATACAGCACCCCAGGGAAATTTACCCT
This sequence is a window from Carassius auratus strain Wakin unplaced genomic scaffold, ASM336829v1 scaf_tig00006550, whole genome shotgun sequence. Protein-coding genes within it:
- the LOC113071212 gene encoding probable E3 ubiquitin-protein ligase RNF217 — translated: MEDESSVRVNVTAHNMPGYIGRDVESVHVSSGTRSTDFGREVLSSEAKVPSSLSLSSKDVLEFHKHKHEPGGNNNKENDERENIRAVDILRRNFGSTSIRDPEDPKDLEKVGLNDLDHERMQCSTKSLQQSMDSNSGLGDPDGNHQIDHIDLKSGEDPSQSKEHVYCTVYCIANDNYRIPVEKTSSDHETTSLSSSSSSSSSDVLVLPPTDLPNSELDYEHYPAPYTVTDLMLSGINSYYNADNSLSVVLTCRICLDDKKTLPLHCCKNAVCEECLKRYIISQVHVGRAHLVCPITECSGFLEDSLVISHLSSEELAKYKYFLELSRLDSSTKPCPQCSLFTSLKGRSQQTSSKSEHKYKIQCTKCQFVWCFKCHAPWHDGLKCRDYRRGDKLLRHWASVIEHGQRNAQKCPFCKIHIQRTEGCDHMTCTQCNTNFCYRCGEKYRHLRFFGDHTSNLSVFGCKYRYLPEKPHLRRLVRGSVCMSKVLVAPVVIVLVVVVGALALVIGLFALPIYYICKRRRKRSQGSSRWLC